The Candidatus Manganitrophus noduliformans genome includes a window with the following:
- a CDS encoding helix-turn-helix transcriptional regulator → MAHEVKHEMEYLAAFPFREETPPQTDAPEIMSLINRRSSPGVVVMGPRGEILLMNQQADEILKKIRGGRGSSSRAEEGKLVKRLHQFRAKILDALSKPNGQSQETPLCELLPLRGTTFSLRGIVLEGAGQEEAPVMILIEPIQERAGSSSSAPADEVKLTKREEEICNLISRGLINKEIASALGIGVHTVKDHVKNIMKKLKASTRAGIVAKIAAGNRTNGKGRAR, encoded by the coding sequence ATGGCGCACGAAGTGAAGCATGAGATGGAATATCTGGCCGCATTCCCGTTCAGAGAAGAAACGCCGCCCCAAACCGATGCCCCCGAGATCATGTCGTTGATCAACCGGCGCTCCTCCCCCGGCGTCGTGGTGATGGGACCGAGAGGAGAAATCCTCCTGATGAACCAGCAGGCGGACGAGATTTTGAAAAAGATCCGGGGCGGACGGGGATCCTCTTCCAGAGCGGAAGAGGGAAAACTGGTCAAGCGACTTCACCAGTTCCGAGCCAAGATTCTCGATGCGCTTTCGAAGCCGAACGGTCAAAGCCAGGAAACACCGCTCTGCGAGCTGCTTCCCCTTCGGGGAACGACCTTTTCCCTCCGGGGGATCGTCCTGGAAGGGGCCGGACAGGAAGAGGCGCCGGTGATGATCCTGATTGAGCCGATACAGGAGCGAGCGGGGTCCTCTTCCTCCGCTCCGGCCGATGAAGTCAAATTGACAAAGCGCGAAGAGGAGATCTGCAATCTGATCAGCCGGGGATTGATCAACAAAGAGATCGCATCGGCGCTCGGCATCGGCGTCCATACCGTGAAGGATCACGTCAAAAACATCATGAAGAAGCTGAAGGCGAGCACACGGGCTGGCATTGTTGCAAAGATCGCGGCCGGAAACCGGACGAACGGAAAGGGTCGGGCAAGGTAA